The Rissa tridactyla isolate bRisTri1 chromosome 1, bRisTri1.patW.cur.20221130, whole genome shotgun sequence DNA segment TGTGCTCAAATGGAAAGGTTTACGACTCCTTACTTTGCAGGTAGAAAATTAGAATTCAGATACACTAAATGGAATATATTCCCTTGCTCGGagacaaattaaaaattcataatcATTTATTACTTGTACATTTACTTGCAATTAGGACTGGATGCTGGTGATATGCAGACAACTGATGGCTTTACTGAAGAGGAGGGAATGAATAAGAGGAAGTTGGATTTCTTGAGCACACATGATATTGCTGAAGTAAAAGCAAAGGTAGGTTCATAACGCAAGTTCACAAGCATTTATTGTAtgtctgtttcaaaataaaataatgttattttgtaAATATCCATTCAAATATTTCTCTAGGTGCTTTTattaactgcttttaaaaaaatccagaaaataatgatttgtaatttttttagaAGACTAatgaatattctgtattttttgtgAATATAGGCTAGCAGCTTGTGTAACATGGAAAGGAGAAATACACTTGCAGATAGAGAAGCACCGGTTAGACTTTTGAAGTCAGAGGAAGATGTAGCTGAAAACAGTAAGGTTGTGGGAAATCCACCTAGAAGAACTTCTGGCATATTTCAGACTTTAgatctcttggaaaaaaatagaaatacttctTTGGTTCATTTAGGTTCAAAACATGTGACAGAGTGGCAACTGGTTAATGACAGCAGTAATTCTGAAACTCTTCGCATAAAAGAGCTTTTCGTATCACCAGAGCTACAAATTATACAGACATCAGGGATAACAGATTATACAGACAACAGAGATATGTCAAAAGACTTAAAATCAGACTACACAAGTTTGTTTTCTGCTTATCAGCGAGTGTGTCAGACCTCAGAGGTAAATAACCAAAATTATAGAAAGGAACCATCTTTTCAGAATCAAGTATCCATAACTTCCAATTCAGACCAAACAGGTCAGGAAAATTTTTACCCAGGACTATCTCTCAGCAAAAAATCTCTTATGTCCTGTGCTCTTGGAAAGCCGGTAATGCACAAAACACAAATAATGCCATTGAAGGATAAACGAGGGTATTCTCAAGTAAAGTTTTCTGATTTAACTACCTTTCaagaagacagagaaggaaagaaatgcttaACAGAATTGTTGCAAGTACAGACTTTGGGAAGTGGACTTGAAAATGGACAATCAGAACACTCAGGTCAGGTAGATCCTGTTGAAAATCTCATAGAGCAATTGAGGAGAGAATTAGCCTTTCTTAGATATCAGGTGAGACACCTTTATaatatgtgtatattttatatctattgcAGTTATTTAGAAGATAAATTCAAATCGTAAAAATGCGTTCGTTTACTTTCATCTTTCTTGATTAAAGCTATAGGATTGGgcattttttcttctaataaaaagCAATGCCAAGTCATTAATCTGCTGTTTATTTGTTGACATAGGATTGAAAAATGTAGGCATATATTTTCATTCTGTTGGTGGAAGAAGTTTGTTTTGCACAACACCTGTGCACACTCACATAGATGTGTATGAACAGGGAACAGTTTTTATTCTAAGGCCTTACACACGTATGTGTAATCAAAGTACCCATCACTTTTCTTATTGGTGCATACAGCCTTGCATCTCATGCAAGTCaattcttgttttttaaacaaaatagtttgaggattatttttaaaaatggttctaaataaatacagagaaatacgAAGGGTAATTTACAAACATTAGTTGAATGAAGTAGGGACTGAATCAGTCCTTTGGTATGAAAAACAGATGAGATTTCTGTTAAAGGACACAGATGTTGTTTGACTAGAGGACTTGTCTCCTACCTCCAGAGAGAGCAGATGATGTAAAGTTAGACTTCTAGAATGAGAAAGGCCTTTCATTCTAGGAAACACCTAAGAAGTTTCCGAGTCCATTTCCATGCCAACTGACAAAGATAATGTATatctattttcagaaaaaaagatttccagtGAAAAAATCCATTGGTTATTAGAATGATCTCTAATgattaaatcttttaaattctCAAAAGGttttttgaaatctttttaaaatcGGTGAAAGGTTGGGTTGATTTCAGGATACTTGCTTCTTTTATTCACATGAtaaatcatataaaaaaaattatgcactGGTAGCTTCCTAAATTGGTAGCTTGAAATGCTATGTTAGTTTTCTGTATAGAGGAGGACATTGCTTTGGTTGCCACGGATATATTTGGGGCATGGATCAAGCCAGTCCCTCAGAGTCTCACAGACTTTCGGTCTGTACCAGACTGTTGTTCCAACTGCTGTATGACCCAAAAATACATGTTTCCCTAGACAGTGTTATGTGGGATACACCTTGTGTAATTCTTCCAGTGAATCCACCTCTGTTACCGTTGCATTTCAGGCGGGAGATTCACATGTTGACTGTGAAATTTTCATGAAGGCATactctaaattttaaaaaaggctgaGACTGGAACATTAGATTGCTAAAATTGGAATCTGTGTATTTTTTGTCTGGGAGAAACCATCTAAGAATGTGAGGGGGAAACATCACGGTTAAAATGTGTAAGATAAGCAAATAGGTCTTTCCTATCTTTAACTGAAATGTTTTGGAATGGATGGTATTTCTGTTGAGCCCCTTGAGCATGTGGTTGATCAGTAGAAAGTATAAGTCCATATACATCAGGCTTTTTTCAATTATAAAACAGTTTTTCCATGCTACAGGAGTGTGCTTTGCTGTTGTGATTTctcttaaaatactgtattagcCAAACCGTGGAATGAATGCCTTTTTACAGTAGAAAagaagtagggtttttttatatattttggaaGATAAATCTTGGAAATGTTATCTTTTGTATATAAATGGAGATAGAATCCTATGCTGATAActtactgttgggtttttttctaaaatgagcAGATAGCCAGAGATTTGTTGATGAAGAGTATGCTAAATAGTTATACAGAATTAAATCTTGAAAGATGCAgaagccaggcagtgcaggtaGTACaaggtttacaaaaaaaaacccaaaccaggatAAGTATTTATAAAGTTCATTCatgctttaataattttttcctgatactttTGTTGCTATGAAGATGAGGATGTTTCTTTGATTGTTGCCTTCTATATAACTCCTCATTTACACGCTATGTAATTTCACTGTTGAATATGTATGGATTAGCAATATTTTCCagtatttattcttatttaacCACAGAGCCTTAATGAAAACTCTAATACtaaaatttctaaattaaaatttttgagccttctttgttcttttctttagaatGAGCATCTTGCAAATGAATTaagtgtgagagagagagatttggagAAGAACAGGACTGTAATAGCCAAATTTCAATCTAAATGTAAGTTGCAACCTGTTTTAAAAGTAGGGAATATTTTCAGGTACCTGCAGATTGTTTGCTTATTTAGCTGTTCTGATTTTGTGATTGTGACCACAAATACCTGTCTTTACAGGTGTTTTTTTATATAAAGTTTACTTTGATTTCTTTCACAGTGATTGAGTTTGCTGTGTACATAGAAAGTTATTATACAATTATTCTGATATACTTCTCCACTGTGAAAATTGCGGTTGTGCATTGGTCCAGGTGTGAACACTATGATTACAAAACAGTGAATGTAAATGGCGTTTATCGAATTGGAATTTCTTGGAATTCtcattaatgaatttttttttaaattttatgtttatAATAGTGTGTATCTTCGTGtttgtgtataaatacatatatagtGTTGCtaatttaaaacttaaattagTGATAGTACATGAAGCATAGTTTATTCTTACTAAATGCATTAGACTAGGAtctctcatgtttttccttcctgaatCAGACCTAATAAGGGCTTTAAGTCTGTGAGTGATCCCAATTATAATAATTATTCAATTTACTTGTGTAATTGTAGTGCTTTCCTGGTTCCAAGGAAGTGTTGGGGAATAAAACCCACTTGCTGCTTACGTATATATGTATGTTAGGTGAAGTGCACTGTCGCGcactctgaaataaaaataacgcTAATTCCTATAGACAAGaatctcatttttttcccagagaatGTGAAttccaaaatttctttttgaCTTTTCAGAACAGGCTTGGTGAAACTGCTCAAACTGCTCCAAATTTTGCAGTTCACTCCTGGGTTTTCAGTACAGTTACCGGTATTGTTAAGATGCAGAGAATGTCCTGGCAGATTTGTTgcgttttttttaaagtttacagaCTTCTTAACTCTGTGCTGGAGACTCTGGAATTCCACTGAGAGATTAATGGTGGCAGGAAAACTGTATGTCTTGAGACTTTATTACAGCCAAATAATTTAAACATTCTTTTCTTCCAGTCTGCAGCAGGAATTCAGTCTATTCCTATATACTTCATTGTTACCCTCAAACACTTCCAAGATAGCCACATTTCTGGATTTGTGAAAGCCAGTCACGCAGGCTACTAAAGGAGTGAAAAAATGTTGGCAGGAAACATTGAAGACTGGAAGGTTCAATGAAGTCAAATTTGTTCCCATGAAGCATTTCATTATTGTTTTGTTGGTATTTCTCCAGCAGAATACACTCTCCGTATGTTCCTAGCAGCTCTACTTTTAACTTCCTAATTGGTTATGTCTGTATATAATATGAACATTCTTTTTATATATCACATGAACAAGTATTTATGATGAAATGTCCTAGGAAACCTTAACTTATTTTTTCAATGCTTTTAGACACATTTACaatttttattacagtaaaaGAATTATCAGAAGAGAATAAACAACTTGAACaaggaatgaaagaaatattGCAAGCTGTCAAGGAAATGCAGAAGGATCCTAGTGTGAAGGGAGGAGAAACAGCCTTAATAATCCCTAGTCTGGATCGTTTAGTTAATGTAAGTTTGATTTCTAAAGTATTATTTAGCTTTGTAGAATTTATATGCTTTTTTTGTCTCCTCAATTACTGTGTTATTGTATAATTAAATAGTAGCTTCCTTATACACATCCTCCCTTAGTTAAAAGTAGGAGTACTTAGTGTGATAcctctttaaaaatgcaaattaaaaatatacagcaGCAAGACATTgccaataaaaatttaaaaaaaaaatgtcttcagctGGATAGTATAAAACTGTCTTTGGCAAATTTATTGTCTCAGTCATAAAACTTAGGTAAAAGTTTTCTTGCATGTCTCTTATCTCTACGGCACCTGCaggaaatgtttaagaaaaattctttattcaaacatcttaccaaaaaaatgagtatttttacagaaaatttaacCATTTAAATCACAGTCTGTGGCAAATATACCATCAGGAAACTGATAAGTaggttttaaaacattaaaatttcaTGCTTTTTGCTAATTTCCTGTGGTCTAAACGTGAGGACTGTAGTTTattatgaaaaaacaaagcatttctaaACTTCTTCTCTATTTTGTTAATTAACTGTTTACTTCATTAGGCAATGGAGTCAAAGAATTCAGAAGGAATCTTTGATGCTAGTGTGCACTTGAAAGCTCAGGTTGACCAGCTTACAGGACGAAATGAAGAATTAAGACAGGAATTGAAACAGACTCAGAAGGAGGCAACAAATTTCTCTAACCAGCTGgcaaatgcaaatgaaaaggtACACAATTTATTTAATACAGTTTATTTTGTACTTGGAAAGTGTCTGCTCTGATAATTTAGAACAAACCACACAATGTGTAAGATACTGAATTTAGCCTATGTAAATAGTGTAATTATACAAGTCTTAATTAAATTTGTGTATTTGGTCTACCAGTTTGTCCATTTTAAATTCAAATCTTACTCTTTTTAATGTTACTTTATCCTTGGAATATCCTATCATGTTGAACACCAAGCATGCCTATCTTGTGGGGAGCACTGTGCCCAAAAAAGCTCacagatttctttcttcaaaaagcCAGTAGTCTTGCATTTGTTATTTATAAATAAGTAACAGAGATTCAGTGTTCTAAAATTATGAATCATTTTTTAATATCCTGTATCTTGTTTTAAGTTGTACAACTGATTCAGTGGAATGTTTCTTccagggcaggagagaggaatgGACTATTATCTTACAAGAAGTCAAAtttaaatttgccttttaaaCAGCTTTGGTGATGCAAAAAGATTTGCCAGTAGCTAATACTCTAGAATAGTGTTTTATGTACTGTTAGAGAACCAGAGAGCTTTTAAGAAGttaaatgaaaaggcaaaatttttTTTAGACTAAACCATCAAATAATGACTGCAATAATTCTATCCAAAACTCCAGCCTGATTGCTGGAGTCATTTGATAAATTTGGCTTAAGATATTATGCATTTAATGATTTATGGaatcacagcatttttaaaaggttaCTTTAAAGAGTGTTCGAATGCTTTAGAACGTAAGTGGAAGTGAATTAGGATGTTAGTAACAACCGATGTAGGCACAggaaaacaatatattttctatcagtgattttttttttagttgaataGCAAGAGCTACttctttatgtttcttttctttagattgcacaactgaaaaatgaaatttgcttATTACGTCAGTCAGAAGGTGCCAATATTGTCTTCCAAACAGTGAATCTTCCAGAAGGAATGGTTCCTTCAAGTGTTAATATGATTAATTCTCTGAATGAATATTTAATACGTCTTATACAGGTAACTCATTTAGTCCTTGATGTCAGGAATATTTGTGACATAAAGCTAATTCCTCCAAAATCTAGTATCATGTCATGTATGGACATGGGAGAACtctccaaaattattttgaagttctGACATCCAGTAAACTCTTTGGGCTaccctatttttttaaaagctgtaagtATTTTGCTGCATTGTAATCTTGGGAGCCAATACTAATTAAATTTTTTACaacaattcagatttttttgtttaaatctgaattttgaaCTAGATATTTGCCCACTCTTCCTTCTACTTCTGCAGTTGCACTCTTTCTGTGTGAAATTCTCTCTTACTGCTGTCTGCGTTCCACACCTGGGTCTGTATGTGCAAATCCTACTCTGAACAGTTTTTCTCTATACAGCCCATGTCTCTATTTACCATATGAACTTTATTTGTCAAAAATatgtcaacattttaaaaaagaggcATAAATACATTGAAACTAAAGCCAGTGATTCCCATGGGAAGCAAATCAGACAAGTGTATTGTAAAGAAGAATTGATTGTTTGAGAATTGGAGTAAAAAgaacttacctttttttttttactattaaattattttgttctgtctttgttCATTTTACTTTGTTGATTAGAGGATATTTTTCAACTTTATACGGTTATAAGGTAGAAGAGTATTTGGAAACATGAGAAGAAAACATCGCTTTCCAGTTAGACATTCCATTAGTATTCTTTGTGGGCTATCAACATGTGTTTTGAACTTTTAGGTATGTAATCCACAGTGCAGTTTGTGCACTGTTTCACACCTATGAATATGAATGCCAAAGTCTATTGGACTTCTTTTCATCTGTTCCTTCTAAAGGAAAAACACACTTCGTATCTGCAGTTCACACAGTTCATGATAGAAGCATTTATCATGAAAAACACAAGGGAGAACGGGCATTTTGATTAATACTTTCATGTTTAAAACCTATGGTAAtcacttcagtatttttatttggaaaataatcaTTACTTCAATAATCATAATTAttggaaaataataatatttattaggaactggaaaataaagaacagTTACTTAAAAAATTAGAAGATGCAGTAGAGGACTACAAGCGAAAATTTGCAGTAATTCGTCATCAGCAAGGCTTGCTGTATAAAGAATATCAAaggtatttttctattttctgaatTACAAAAGTTCAACTGTCTAAATGCTTAATAATTTTGAATACAAGATTTGCTGCTGTGTTGAAGTAGTTCTTTGGTTGATGTCAtaaatgctgctgttcttggaTGTGGACCCAATGTATTTTCTTTAGTCCTGTACAGATTCAGAAAACTGGTACAAAACATATTTTCTGCCGGACTCTTTTCATATTGCATATTCATAATGAGGATTGCATTGTGCTTTCTGCATCTGAtatcttgtattttattagaacCTGGTATTATGGACTCTTCAGtctcattttcatttgcattcatGTATGGATCCTaacagtttttctgtttgtttttcactgaaatagaAAAACTAGGGTGGGAAATTGTGTCCTTTATGCATCTGAAATAAAACTATTGTGATAGAAGGAAAGCGTTGCAaaaccattggaaaaaaaaaatgagttaatATTACAGCCATTGCCTGGCCTTTTGTTAAGAAGTCTGACATCTAATGCAGAATGTGGATATGGGAAACCTAAATTTAATTCTGTCCAGTTCCTGAGGGAAACTTGAACTAacatctttcaaagaaaaagccaactgctttttctttaaagcagaatTTGGGGAATTTGCAGAGGGTGAGTGAGAAATCTTTTCCTTATGATACTGTACCATTTGGtatgattaattaaaaataattcaaaatcaaCTTAGGTATTCTGTCTCTGGGGAACTGCAGAAGCCTTGTTCCACTTGCAAGTTGTCCCTCTTAGCTAATGAATGTGCAAGTGCTTCACGGAAAGGAAGCAGTTATGCAGAGTCATTGATTATTTGCCAAACCATTTTATCTAGCTTTAAATCTCGTCAGCCAGATTGTGACTGTGAATTGTAAGTTCACAACTGTGAATACCTGCTGAAATCTGCTGGGCCTAGTctacttcaaaaagaaaaggcctGTTTTCACGCTCACAGCATGGTGATTGCCAGTAGTAtgatttttgtctcctttcctAGAAAAGGGAGACTTGGAGCTTCCAGAGCGGTACTTAAAgtggaaatgcttttctttgcaaaGTTTTCAACTTTGCCTATTTTTATGAAGACGTGTGCAAGGAAGTAATTACATTCAAATACAAGTTTGTAATTTAAAGCAGATTAAATCCCATGTGTGTATATTTTTGGGGAGTAAGGCATCTCTATCTCTGCACTATAGTATAcatgtgaagaagaaataaaactctcTAACTTAAGAATTATTTTCATCATTAAACCAGCTGCAGCCTAAACAGAGGGGATAGTTCTTCAGTAATCCATCTACTTTttataacatattttttaaattacgtTACTGCTAAAAATAACTATCGTGCTTTGCAGTACTTCAGGGTGCTCATTCTAgtcacagttttaaaaatcaagtctTCCATCattctaaatgaaaatatttaattattattttagtcaAAAGGAAAGCTGGCAGAAAGAATCAGAAgatatgaaagaggaaaagaaaaagctagaaGAGCAAAAGGAACAGGATGCTACAAAAATAAAGGCATATTCTGTAAGTCATTTAAtggctttcatttttcaaaaaggttttaATACATAGAACAGAGGTTTTAATATTATACTGTAATTTGCTAGATGGGGAAAATGTTGCTCAATTCAAATCAAATCAGAAGGGAAGTGGTTTACTGATTTATTAGTGGAATGTAAATAACTGGCTATCGGTGATCTATGTGTTCAGAATCCGCATCAACAATACAAAAGGTAAATCCCAATTTTAAGACATATACAAAATGTTACTATAGACCTAAAAATCTAAGTGCCATTCAGGAATTAATCCCAAATATTTCCTATCCCATGCATCTACATTGACACAGTTACATTCACTTCCTGGCCCCTTCAGGTTACCAGCACACACCCCCTTTCCTGAGAGCGCTGGTTcactgtgtacacacacacacctcctgTGGTTCTGGGTACCCATGGAGGTGTTCTGTGTTCCCGTGCACCTCCCTGCAGCCGGCTAACCCATGCACTGGTGAGAAATCGCCCCAGgaggtcacacacacacacccgagATGTGGGTCTCCACCGGTTGCACTTGGTACCGCCAGTCCATTCACTGGAGTGAGGAGGCTCATGGTGTCCAGCAGGGACGAAGCGCTCACATCGGCAGGGACAGTGGGGAAACTATGCTTCTTCTATACTAATTTTCAAGCTGACGACTACTTTATTTCAAGTCTCTAATTGTACGGTTACTATTCAGTCTGGTTGATGGTCATCTTCCTCTTTAACATTATCAATTTTGAACAAATAACCCTCTCAGACAGTCTCAGATGTTCTGTTCATGCGGTTGTTTTCCAGGCTGTTTGATTGGGAGGAGGTGCAGTGCAGGCATCTCTGTGAAAAACACATTAATTAATACTAAGGATTAAGGTTATTACTTTGAATTACATCTTATTTATATGTACCCGTTAATTTATATGTATCAGTATCTCATAAAAACAGGGAACAGAATGCAACTttctattttgatttatttagacAAAGGCTGAAGTCAATATTCtattaagaaaagagaaaaataactttttaagaaGATGGTATTTAAAGGTTCCTGGAATTGATGTAGGTGCCTAATCACAGACAAAACACAATTTTAGACGGCTTTGGGTTTCTTTGGGCAGATACCAAAAGCTGCCAAGTATGACAGAAGACATATGGGACACACGTGTCCTTTTTGTGAAGCAGACACAGGGCAAGGATATCACAAGGTGTTGAAAATGACTGTGGGTGCCTAAATTTAGACAGCTGATTTCTCACCCCTTGCTTCTGCTGAGGGGTAACGGTAGTGGTATGTGGTCCTGCGCATAATCATGTTCATAACTGTAATTGGTTTCCTAAATAATTGCGTCCTGAGGCAATTaagtttaaatatatttccagaaaagtgaaattgaattttttttgcatgttcctagtgtctgtttaaaaaaatgagagagcGAGCACATGGCATCTTACTTAATTTTTTCAGTATCTTACACTGCATTTCCAGTCACAGGAGCAGACTGTAGTAGGACTGAGATAtttctggtgtttattttttaaaagtctttaaaatataaCAGAGTTTTACGATGTTAGCAGTGCTATCAAAGTATTGCTGAGATCTTTTAAGAAATTACTGTTTCCCAATAGCTTTTGTTTCCAGAAACACATTCTATCCAAAGATAAGAAATACATACTActatttagtattattttttgttAGTATGTAATTTTGATTAGAATTGGGCGAACATTTTCAGATTAAACATTTCTATGTGAATCTCACAATTCACTGTGAATAATCAATGAAAATGTATTGCTTGCTCCTAAAATCTTAAGAGAAACAGGCTTCTTGATCAGAAAAGACAAATCTTTGCCAGTTGTCGCGgaactaga contains these protein-coding regions:
- the LOC128907830 gene encoding uncharacterized protein LOC128907830, encoding MERRNTLADREAPVRLLKSEEDVAENSKVVGNPPRRTSGIFQTLDLLEKNRNTSLVHLGSKHVTEWQLVNDSSNSETLRIKELFVSPELQIIQTSGITDYTDNRDMSKDLKSDYTSLFSAYQRVCQTSEVNNQNYRKEPSFQNQVSITSNSDQTGQENFYPGLSLSKKSLMSCALGKPVMHKTQIMPLKDKRGYSQVKFSDLTTFQEDREGKKCLTELLQVQTLGSGLENGQSEHSGQVDPVENLIEQLRRELAFLRYQVRHLYNMCIFYIYCSYLEDKFKS